A stretch of the Mesorhizobium huakuii genome encodes the following:
- the phnL gene encoding phosphonate C-P lyase system protein PhnL — MPTPLVVSDVAKSFTMHLRDGIKLPVVAGVSFSIKAGECTVLGGPSGAGKSSILKMLYGNYAVDEGQIIVRHEDGLIDLAHASPRTVLAVRRQTIGYVSQFLRTVPRVSALDVVAEPLVERGEERETARGKARALLAQLHLPEKLWALPPATFSGGEQQRVNIARGFITEHPILLLDEPTASLDATNRDVVIALIAAKKAAGVALLGIFHDHDVREAVADRIIDVTAFAPGKLAA, encoded by the coding sequence ATGCCGACGCCACTCGTTGTTTCCGACGTCGCCAAGAGCTTCACCATGCATCTGCGCGATGGCATCAAACTGCCTGTCGTCGCCGGTGTCTCGTTCTCGATCAAGGCAGGCGAATGCACTGTGCTCGGCGGCCCGTCCGGCGCCGGCAAGAGCTCGATCCTGAAAATGCTCTACGGCAACTATGCCGTCGACGAGGGCCAGATCATCGTCAGGCACGAGGATGGGCTGATCGATCTCGCCCATGCCAGTCCGCGCACAGTGCTTGCCGTACGCCGGCAAACGATCGGCTATGTCAGCCAGTTCCTGCGCACCGTGCCGCGCGTCTCGGCGCTGGATGTCGTCGCCGAGCCGCTGGTCGAGCGCGGCGAGGAGCGCGAGACAGCCAGAGGCAAGGCGCGCGCCCTGCTGGCGCAGCTCCATTTGCCGGAAAAGCTCTGGGCACTGCCGCCGGCGACCTTCTCCGGCGGCGAACAGCAGCGCGTCAACATCGCACGCGGCTTCATCACCGAGCACCCGATCCTGCTGCTCGACGAACCGACCGCCTCGCTCGATGCCACCAACCGCGACGTTGTGATCGCACTCATCGCCGCCAAGAAGGCGGCAGGCGTCGCTCTGCTTGGCATCTTCCACGACCATGATGTGCGCGAGGCGGTGGCCGACCGCATCATCGACGTCACCGCTTTTGCTCCGGGAAAACTCGCCGCATGA
- the phnD gene encoding phosphonate ABC transporter substrate-binding protein produces MFRKMVFSAVSVLAMATSMAHAADLKEFRVGILGGENETDRLRNYQCLADHLKAEFGFEKVSLFPAADYDGVIQGLLGGTLDFAELGASGYASVYLKDPKAVTPILTTKQTDGSTGYYSIGLALKTSGITDIKSAKGKKLGYADPDSTSGYLIPLTQIPKTTGASNEAFFASTQFNGGHENNILAVRDGKVDVAVDDSSGIGDFKNGYTSGTFHKEVAKGAVDPNDFVEVWRSGLIPNGPLVVRTALGDDMTAKLANFFTQLPQKDKACFEGVEGGDFTGYVPVKPDFYSVIVEARKAAIGG; encoded by the coding sequence ATGTTCAGGAAGATGGTTTTCAGTGCCGTTTCGGTGCTCGCCATGGCGACCAGCATGGCCCACGCCGCCGATCTGAAGGAATTCCGCGTCGGCATCCTCGGCGGTGAAAACGAAACCGACCGGCTGCGCAACTACCAGTGCCTGGCCGACCATCTGAAGGCCGAATTCGGCTTCGAAAAGGTCTCGCTGTTCCCCGCCGCCGATTATGACGGCGTCATCCAGGGCCTGCTCGGCGGCACGCTCGACTTCGCCGAACTCGGCGCTTCGGGCTATGCCAGCGTCTATCTTAAGGATCCGAAGGCTGTCACCCCGATCCTCACCACCAAGCAGACCGATGGTTCCACCGGTTACTATTCGATCGGCCTGGCTCTGAAGACCTCGGGCATCACCGACATCAAGTCGGCCAAGGGCAAAAAGCTCGGCTATGCCGATCCGGATTCGACCTCCGGCTACCTGATCCCGCTGACGCAGATTCCGAAGACCACCGGCGCCTCGAACGAAGCCTTCTTCGCTTCGACGCAGTTCAATGGCGGCCACGAGAACAACATCCTGGCCGTGCGCGACGGCAAGGTCGATGTCGCGGTGGATGATTCCTCCGGCATCGGCGACTTCAAGAACGGTTACACCTCCGGCACCTTCCACAAGGAAGTCGCCAAGGGCGCCGTCGACCCCAATGACTTCGTCGAAGTCTGGCGTTCGGGCCTGATCCCGAACGGCCCGCTGGTCGTGCGCACCGCGCTCGGCGACGACATGACCGCCAAGCTTGCCAACTTCTTCACGCAGCTGCCGCAGAAGGACAAGGCTTGCTTCGAAGGCGTCGAAGGCGGTGATTTCACCGGCTACGTCCCAGTGAAGCCCGACTTCTACAGCGTCATCGTCGAAGCCCGTAAGGCAGCCATCGGCGGCTAA
- a CDS encoding carbon-phosphorus lyase complex subunit PhnI, with protein MYVAVKGGEAAIANAHSLLADRRRGDRSVPALRLDQIVEQLALGVDRVMSEGSLYDRELAALAIVQARGDMIEAIFLVRAYRTTLPRFGYSKAIDTSAMRVERRVSATYKDLPGGQLLGPTFDYTHRLLDPELAAGADVAEPLQRETEAQAMPRVSAILAREGLIEPDGEMPQDHVPGDITREPLEFPMARDIRLQALSRGDEGFLLALGYSTQRGYARNHPFVGEIRIGEVELELDVPELPFAAPLGTVRVTECQMVNQFKGSAKAPPQFTRGYGLVFGQSERKAMAMALCDRALRASELGEDIVAAAQDEEFVISHSDNVQATGFVEHLKLPHYVDFQAELDLVRRMRAEYEARENPAKVEEKREAAE; from the coding sequence ATGTATGTCGCGGTAAAAGGCGGCGAAGCCGCAATCGCCAACGCCCACAGTCTGCTGGCCGATCGCCGGCGCGGCGACCGTTCGGTACCGGCGCTGCGCCTCGACCAGATCGTCGAGCAGCTGGCGCTCGGCGTCGACCGGGTGATGAGCGAAGGCTCGCTCTACGACCGTGAACTCGCCGCGCTCGCGATCGTCCAGGCCCGCGGAGACATGATCGAGGCGATCTTCCTGGTGCGCGCCTATCGCACCACGCTGCCGCGCTTCGGCTACAGCAAGGCCATCGACACCAGCGCGATGCGGGTCGAACGGCGCGTCTCGGCGACCTACAAGGACCTGCCCGGTGGTCAGCTGCTGGGTCCGACCTTCGACTACACGCATCGCCTGCTCGATCCCGAACTTGCCGCCGGCGCCGATGTCGCCGAACCCTTGCAGCGCGAGACGGAAGCGCAGGCCATGCCGCGCGTCTCGGCGATCCTTGCCCGCGAAGGCCTTATCGAGCCGGATGGCGAGATGCCGCAGGACCATGTCCCCGGCGACATCACCCGCGAGCCGCTGGAATTCCCGATGGCGCGCGACATCCGCCTGCAGGCGCTGTCACGCGGCGATGAGGGTTTCTTGCTGGCGCTCGGCTATTCCACCCAGCGCGGCTATGCCCGCAACCATCCCTTTGTCGGCGAAATCCGCATCGGCGAGGTCGAGCTGGAACTCGATGTCCCCGAACTGCCCTTCGCCGCCCCCCTCGGCACGGTGCGGGTCACCGAATGCCAGATGGTCAACCAGTTCAAGGGCTCGGCCAAGGCGCCGCCGCAATTCACCCGCGGCTACGGCCTCGTCTTCGGTCAGAGTGAGCGCAAGGCGATGGCCATGGCGCTGTGCGACCGCGCGCTGCGCGCCTCCGAGCTCGGCGAGGACATTGTCGCCGCCGCCCAGGACGAGGAATTCGTGATCTCGCATTCTGACAATGTCCAGGCGACCGGTTTTGTCGAGCATCTGAAGCTGCCGCACTATGTCGACTTCCAGGCCGAACTCGATCTGGTGCGCCGTATGCGCGCCGAGTACGAAGCCCGCGAAAACCCCGCGAAGGTCGAAGAAAAGCGGGAGGCGGCGGAATGA
- the phnH gene encoding phosphonate C-P lyase system protein PhnH — protein MDIAAQSIEGGFADPVFNAQTVFRAVMDAMARPGSVQPLPALARPPAPLSATSGAIALALCDNDTPLWLDPALHASAAVISWLGFHSGAPLANTPADAHFAFVATPAEMMALDGFSQGTQDYPDRSTTLILQVGDLTSGVPLLLEGPGIETSATIAPAQMPRHFTEQWKQNNKRFPRGVDIILATSEGIACLPRTTRIKTMEA, from the coding sequence ATGGATATCGCAGCGCAATCGATCGAGGGCGGTTTCGCCGATCCGGTCTTCAACGCCCAGACCGTGTTTCGCGCGGTCATGGATGCGATGGCGCGGCCGGGCAGCGTGCAGCCTCTGCCGGCCCTGGCCCGCCCGCCGGCGCCGCTCTCGGCAACATCAGGCGCCATCGCGCTGGCGCTCTGCGACAACGACACGCCGCTTTGGCTCGACCCGGCCTTGCACGCGTCTGCCGCGGTCATCTCCTGGCTTGGCTTCCACTCTGGCGCGCCGCTGGCCAATACGCCGGCCGATGCGCATTTCGCCTTTGTCGCCACGCCGGCCGAGATGATGGCGCTCGACGGCTTTTCGCAGGGAACGCAGGACTATCCCGACAGGTCGACCACGCTGATCCTCCAGGTCGGCGACCTCACCTCGGGCGTTCCGCTGTTGCTTGAGGGCCCCGGCATCGAAACCAGCGCCACGATCGCGCCGGCGCAGATGCCGCGCCATTTCACTGAGCAGTGGAAGCAGAACAACAAGCGCTTTCCGCGTGGCGTCGACATCATCCTCGCCACGTCGGAAGGCATAGCCTGCCTGCCGCGCACGACGCGCATCAAGACGATGGAGGCGTAA
- the phnC gene encoding phosphonate ABC transporter ATP-binding protein: MSASSATLEIRGVSRRFGKNTAVSDVNISIPQGQMVGVIGRSGAGKSTLLRMINRLVDPSQGSIFFDGAEVSQLRGSPLRRWQRDCAMIFQQFNLVPRLDVLTNVLLGKLNHRSTLSNLLGMFSRAECAEAVAALERLDIARTALQPAGTLSGGQQQRVAIARALMQQPKVILADEPIASLDPLNAKVVMDSLQDINLREGITVVTNLHTLDTARAYCNRIIGMAAGKVVFDGPPEELNREAVRLVYGADSNGAEISETITSTSVAFKQKIAASAGPLEPAFPGY, translated from the coding sequence ATGTCAGCAAGCTCTGCCACGCTCGAAATCCGCGGTGTCAGCCGACGATTTGGCAAGAACACCGCCGTCAGCGACGTCAACATCTCGATCCCGCAGGGTCAGATGGTCGGCGTCATCGGCCGTTCGGGCGCCGGCAAATCGACCCTTCTTCGCATGATCAACCGTCTTGTCGACCCCAGCCAGGGGTCGATTTTTTTTGACGGCGCCGAGGTCTCCCAGCTGCGTGGCTCACCGCTGCGGCGATGGCAGCGCGACTGCGCCATGATCTTCCAGCAGTTCAACCTGGTGCCGCGCCTCGACGTGCTGACCAATGTGCTGCTTGGCAAACTGAACCACCGTTCGACCCTGTCCAACCTGCTCGGCATGTTCTCGCGCGCCGAATGCGCCGAGGCCGTCGCCGCGCTCGAGCGGCTCGACATCGCCCGCACCGCACTTCAGCCCGCCGGCACCTTGTCCGGCGGACAGCAGCAACGCGTCGCCATCGCCCGTGCCCTGATGCAGCAGCCCAAGGTGATCCTCGCCGACGAGCCGATCGCCTCGCTCGACCCGCTCAACGCCAAGGTGGTGATGGATTCGCTGCAGGACATCAATCTGCGCGAAGGCATCACCGTCGTCACCAATCTGCATACGCTGGATACCGCCCGCGCCTATTGCAACCGCATTATCGGCATGGCCGCCGGCAAGGTCGTCTTCGATGGCCCGCCCGAAGAACTCAATCGCGAGGCCGTTCGCCTCGTCTACGGCGCCGACAGCAATGGCGCAGAGATATCGGAGACCATCACCTCCACAAGCGTTGCCTTCAAGCAAAAGATCGCTGCATCCGCCGGACCGCTCGAACCTGCATTCCCAGGTTACTGA
- a CDS encoding alpha-D-ribose 1-methylphosphonate 5-phosphate C-P-lyase PhnJ produces MTDIATYNFAYLDEQTKRMIRRAILKGIAIPGYQVPFASREMPMPYGWGTGGVQVTASIIGPDDVLKVIDQGADDTTNAVSIRAFFKKVANVAVTTDTASATIIQTRHRIPEHPLTAGQVLVYQVPIPEPLRFLEPRETETRKMHALEEYGLMHVKLYEDIAKHGRIATTYAYPVKVEGRYVMDPSPTPKFDNPKMHRSPALQLFGAGREKRIYAVPPFTEVVSLDFEDHPFEVQTFDQPCALCAAENVYLDEVILDDHGGHMFVCSDTDHCEKRRADGHRGHLAPETHSVSEKMEPAQ; encoded by the coding sequence ATGACCGACATCGCCACCTACAACTTCGCCTATCTCGACGAGCAGACCAAAAGGATGATCCGCCGCGCGATCCTCAAGGGCATCGCCATCCCCGGCTATCAGGTGCCCTTCGCCTCGCGCGAAATGCCGATGCCCTATGGCTGGGGCACCGGCGGCGTCCAGGTCACCGCCTCGATCATCGGCCCAGACGATGTGCTGAAGGTCATCGACCAGGGCGCCGACGACACCACAAACGCGGTCTCCATCCGTGCCTTCTTCAAGAAGGTCGCCAATGTCGCTGTCACCACCGACACCGCCAGCGCCACCATCATCCAAACCCGCCACCGCATCCCCGAACACCCGCTCACCGCGGGCCAGGTGCTGGTCTACCAGGTGCCGATCCCCGAGCCGCTGCGCTTCCTCGAGCCGCGCGAGACCGAAACGCGCAAGATGCATGCGCTGGAGGAATACGGCCTCATGCATGTGAAGCTCTACGAGGACATCGCCAAGCACGGCCGCATCGCCACCACCTATGCCTATCCGGTGAAGGTCGAGGGCCGCTATGTGATGGATCCCTCGCCGACACCGAAATTCGACAATCCCAAGATGCACCGGTCACCGGCCTTGCAGCTGTTCGGCGCCGGCCGCGAGAAGCGCATCTACGCGGTGCCGCCCTTCACCGAAGTCGTCAGCCTCGACTTCGAGGATCATCCGTTCGAGGTGCAGACCTTCGATCAACCCTGCGCGCTGTGCGCGGCCGAGAACGTCTATCTCGACGAGGTCATCCTCGACGACCATGGCGGCCACATGTTCGTCTGCTCCGACACCGACCATTGCGAAAAGCGGCGGGCCGACGGCCATCGCGGTCATCTTGCCCCGGAAACCCATTCTGTCTCGGAAAAAATGGAGCCGGCACAATGA
- a CDS encoding DUF1868 domain-containing protein: protein MLDTVTPSLAGFFAGSNPMPPTHLGTRYDTSGNFLTEPGNTVVSHLVSGSPSEAVVLAARDKMLAMPDADRLAFTPVSSLHMTLFQGIIEYRRRLPYWPQDVPLDTSIDAMTRLYLERLKGFEGLGPFNIKVVEIVPTGLAVAGATDEDVRIMRQWRDALAVPFGYRHPDHDAYVFHITFAYQIQRLADDRAAAWQALFDDSLALFARQAPVIEIKAPAFCAFRDMKHFEELLVLG, encoded by the coding sequence ATGCTCGACACTGTCACACCCTCACTCGCCGGGTTCTTTGCCGGCTCCAATCCGATGCCGCCGACGCATCTCGGCACGCGCTACGACACCTCAGGCAATTTTCTGACCGAGCCCGGCAACACCGTCGTCAGCCATCTCGTCAGCGGTTCGCCGTCCGAGGCTGTGGTGCTTGCGGCGCGCGACAAGATGCTGGCGATGCCCGACGCCGACCGGCTCGCCTTCACGCCCGTTTCCAGCCTGCACATGACGCTGTTCCAGGGCATCATCGAATATCGCCGCCGCTTGCCCTACTGGCCGCAGGACGTGCCGCTCGACACCAGCATCGATGCGATGACCCGGCTCTATCTGGAACGGCTGAAAGGTTTCGAGGGCCTTGGCCCGTTCAACATCAAGGTGGTCGAAATCGTGCCGACCGGCCTTGCCGTGGCCGGCGCGACCGACGAGGACGTGCGCATCATGCGTCAATGGCGCGATGCGCTGGCGGTGCCGTTCGGCTACCGGCACCCCGATCACGACGCTTATGTCTTCCACATCACCTTCGCCTATCAGATCCAGCGTCTGGCAGACGACAGGGCAGCGGCATGGCAGGCGCTGTTCGACGATAGCCTCGCCCTTTTCGCAAGGCAGGCGCCGGTGATCGAGATCAAGGCGCCCGCCTTCTGCGCCTTCCGCGACATGAAGCATTTCGAGGAATTGCTGGTGCTCGGCTGA
- the fosX gene encoding FosX/FosE/FosI family fosfomycin resistance hydrolase: MIEGLSHMTFIVRDLDRMTAILEGVFDAREVYASDAAQFSLEREKFFLIGDIWIAIMQGEKLPERSYNHIAFKIDGADFDRYAERVGRLGLDMRPPRPRVEGEGRSIYFYDDDNHMFELHTGTLTERLARYAKGLEAAQ; this comes from the coding sequence ATGATCGAAGGCCTGTCCCACATGACCTTCATCGTGCGCGATCTAGACCGGATGACTGCCATCCTCGAGGGCGTCTTCGACGCGCGCGAGGTCTATGCCAGCGACGCCGCGCAGTTCTCGCTGGAGCGCGAAAAATTCTTCCTGATCGGCGACATCTGGATCGCCATCATGCAGGGCGAGAAGCTGCCGGAGCGCAGCTACAACCACATCGCCTTCAAGATCGATGGCGCCGATTTCGACCGCTACGCCGAACGCGTCGGCAGACTAGGCCTCGACATGCGCCCGCCACGCCCACGTGTCGAGGGTGAAGGTCGCTCGATCTATTTCTACGACGACGACAACCACATGTTCGAACTGCACACCGGCACGCTCACCGAGCGGCTGGCGCGCTATGCCAAGGGATTGGAGGCTGCGCAATGA
- the phnK gene encoding phosphonate C-P lyase system protein PhnK — protein sequence MTDEPLLRVSALSKFYGSRVGCDNVSFDLWPGEVLAVVGESGSGKTTLLNCLSTRLLPSSGTASYRMRDGQFRELYRMSEAERRFLMRTDWGFVHQNPADGLRMTVSAGANVGERLMAVGDRHYGKIRATAVDWLSRVEIEQDRIDDEPRAFSGGMRQRLQIARNLVTGPRLVFMDEPTGGLDVSVQARLLDLLRGLVTDLGLAAIVVTHDLAVARLLSQRMMVMKDGRVVESGLTDRVLDDPRAPYTQLLVSSILQV from the coding sequence ATGACCGACGAACCGCTGCTGCGCGTCTCGGCGCTCTCCAAATTCTACGGCTCGCGCGTCGGCTGCGACAACGTCTCCTTCGACCTGTGGCCGGGCGAAGTCCTGGCCGTCGTCGGCGAATCCGGCTCTGGCAAGACGACGCTGCTGAACTGCCTGTCGACGCGACTGCTGCCTTCGTCGGGCACCGCCAGCTACCGCATGCGCGACGGCCAGTTCCGCGAGCTCTACCGCATGAGCGAGGCCGAGCGCCGCTTCCTGATGCGCACCGACTGGGGCTTTGTCCATCAGAACCCAGCCGACGGCCTGCGCATGACCGTGTCGGCCGGCGCCAATGTCGGCGAACGGCTGATGGCGGTAGGCGACCGCCACTACGGCAAGATCCGCGCCACGGCGGTCGACTGGCTGTCGCGCGTCGAGATCGAGCAAGACCGCATCGACGACGAGCCGCGCGCCTTTTCCGGCGGCATGCGCCAGCGCCTGCAGATCGCCCGCAACCTCGTCACCGGCCCACGGCTGGTGTTCATGGATGAGCCGACCGGCGGCCTCGACGTCTCGGTGCAGGCGCGCCTGCTCGACCTTTTGCGCGGACTGGTCACCGACCTCGGTCTGGCGGCAATCGTCGTCACCCACGACCTCGCCGTCGCACGGCTTCTGTCGCAGCGCATGATGGTGATGAAAGACGGCCGAGTCGTCGAAAGCGGCCTCACCGACCGCGTGCTCGACGACCCGCGCGCGCCCTACACGCAGCTTCTCGTTTCCTCGATCCTCCAGGTGTAA
- a CDS encoding DapH/DapD/GlmU-related protein codes for MTMKLSETPLVHPTAEVHNSTLGRWTEIAERSRVSESELGDYSYMMQDCAVWCATIGKFANIAAAVRLNATNHPTWRPTLHHFTYRASDYWDDAEHESEFFAQRRAKRVTIGHDTWLGHGSTVLPGVTVGDGAAVGAGAVVSKDVAPYTIVAGVPAKLIRERFDRRTAERYQALAWWDWDHARLRACLEDFRELSAEAFLEKHG; via the coding sequence ATGACCATGAAATTGTCGGAGACGCCGCTGGTTCACCCAACGGCGGAGGTGCACAATTCGACGCTCGGCCGCTGGACCGAAATCGCCGAGCGCAGCCGGGTCTCGGAAAGCGAACTCGGCGACTATTCCTACATGATGCAGGACTGCGCCGTCTGGTGCGCGACGATCGGCAAGTTTGCCAACATTGCCGCCGCGGTGCGCCTCAATGCCACCAACCACCCGACCTGGCGGCCGACGCTGCACCACTTCACCTACCGCGCCTCGGACTATTGGGACGACGCCGAACACGAGAGCGAGTTCTTCGCCCAGCGCCGCGCCAAGCGCGTCACCATCGGCCACGACACCTGGCTCGGCCACGGCTCGACCGTCCTGCCCGGCGTCACTGTCGGCGATGGTGCCGCGGTCGGTGCCGGCGCGGTGGTCTCGAAGGATGTCGCGCCCTACACCATCGTCGCCGGCGTACCGGCCAAACTGATCCGCGAACGCTTCGACCGCCGCACCGCCGAACGCTACCAGGCGCTTGCCTGGTGGGACTGGGACCATGCCAGGCTGCGTGCTTGCCTAGAGGACTTCCGTGAGCTGTCCGCCGAGGCGTTTCTGGAGAAGCATGGTTGA
- the phnF gene encoding phosphonate metabolism transcriptional regulator PhnF, which translates to MIGRQEADSIERRSGVSLWRQIADRILQAIATGDFAENAALPPEVALAERYGVNRHTVRSAISALVQEGVLRAEQGRGTFVLSRKRLSYPIGARTRFSTGLQGQTSERHIVLLASAVEPASQRVAEGLGLARGAEVIRLETRGEADGRAVSRAAGWFEARRFAGIDKAMAETGSITASLARFGIDDYLRQSTVLSARHADAADLADLDLQPGAIVLVTVAVNVTPDGQPIQFSETRFSAERVELKLSAL; encoded by the coding sequence ATGATCGGAAGACAGGAAGCCGACAGCATCGAACGACGTAGCGGCGTCTCCCTGTGGCGGCAGATCGCCGACAGGATCCTGCAGGCGATCGCCACCGGCGATTTCGCCGAGAATGCGGCGCTGCCGCCGGAGGTGGCACTGGCCGAGCGCTATGGCGTCAACCGCCACACGGTGCGCAGCGCCATATCGGCGCTTGTGCAGGAAGGCGTGCTGCGGGCCGAGCAGGGGCGCGGCACCTTCGTGTTGTCGCGCAAGCGGCTGTCCTATCCGATCGGCGCGCGCACGCGCTTTTCAACGGGCCTGCAGGGGCAGACCTCGGAACGGCACATCGTGCTGCTCGCCTCTGCGGTCGAGCCGGCGAGCCAGCGTGTCGCCGAGGGGCTTGGCCTGGCCAGGGGCGCCGAGGTGATCAGGTTGGAGACACGCGGCGAGGCCGATGGACGGGCTGTGTCGCGCGCTGCCGGCTGGTTCGAGGCCAGACGCTTTGCCGGCATCGACAAGGCGATGGCTGAGACGGGCTCAATCACCGCGTCGCTGGCCCGCTTCGGCATAGACGACTATCTCCGGCAATCGACCGTGCTGTCGGCGCGCCACGCCGATGCGGCCGACCTTGCCGACCTCGACCTGCAGCCGGGCGCCATCGTGCTGGTCACGGTGGCCGTCAACGTCACGCCGGACGGCCAGCCGATCCAGTTTTCCGAGACGCGTTTCTCGGCCGAGCGGGTCGAGCTGAAGCTGTCGGCGCTGTAG
- a CDS encoding zinc-binding alcohol dehydrogenase family protein, with translation MKAVVCRSPGELVLEDRPAPGSPPAGWALVAVSHVGICGTDYHIFEGKHPFLVYPRIMGHEVSGTIVETGEGVDLAVSEPVVINPYLSCGKCIACRHGKPNCCVRIEVLGVHRDGAMCEHILVPAQNLYPANGLSLADAAAVEFLAIGAHAVRRARAEPGARALVIGAGPIGLGNAIFARIAGLDVTLLDMSSERLAFAESELGFSILDGSRGAVPDLVKEATSGEGFDVVFDATGNTQSVQSAFAHVAHGGTLVLVSVVKDDIVFSDPEFHKREMTLVGSRNALKADFDHVAASIRNGSVPLAKLVTHRTTLAGTPSDLARWAHEKSGLIKAVIEVGS, from the coding sequence ATGAAAGCCGTCGTCTGCCGCTCGCCCGGCGAGCTTGTCCTGGAAGACCGCCCCGCACCCGGTTCGCCGCCAGCCGGCTGGGCGCTGGTCGCGGTCAGCCATGTCGGCATCTGCGGCACCGACTACCACATTTTCGAGGGCAAGCACCCGTTCCTCGTCTACCCCCGCATCATGGGCCATGAAGTCTCGGGAACGATCGTCGAGACTGGCGAGGGCGTCGATCTTGCCGTCAGCGAACCGGTCGTCATCAACCCCTATCTCTCCTGCGGCAAATGCATCGCCTGTCGGCACGGCAAGCCGAATTGCTGCGTCAGGATCGAAGTGCTCGGCGTGCATCGCGACGGCGCCATGTGCGAACATATCCTTGTGCCGGCACAGAATCTGTATCCGGCCAATGGCCTGTCGCTGGCCGACGCCGCCGCCGTCGAATTCCTGGCCATCGGCGCGCACGCAGTACGTCGTGCCCGCGCCGAGCCCGGTGCCCGCGCGCTGGTCATCGGCGCCGGCCCGATCGGGCTTGGCAACGCTATCTTCGCCCGCATTGCCGGCCTCGACGTAACGCTGCTCGACATGAGCAGTGAACGTCTCGCTTTCGCCGAAAGCGAACTTGGTTTCAGTATCCTCGACGGCTCGCGCGGAGCGGTGCCCGATCTGGTCAAGGAGGCGACATCAGGCGAAGGCTTCGACGTGGTCTTCGACGCCACCGGCAACACCCAGTCGGTGCAATCGGCCTTCGCCCATGTCGCGCATGGCGGCACGCTGGTGCTGGTCAGCGTCGTCAAGGACGACATCGTCTTTTCCGACCCGGAATTCCACAAGCGCGAGATGACGCTGGTCGGCAGCCGCAATGCGCTGAAGGCCGATTTCGACCACGTCGCCGCCTCGATCCGCAACGGCAGCGTGCCGCTGGCAAAACTCGTCACCCACCGCACCACGCTGGCCGGCACGCCGAGCGATCTCGCCCGCTGGGCGCATGAGAAATCTGGCCTGATCAAGGCCGTGATCGAGGTGGGGTCATAA
- the phnG gene encoding phosphonate C-P lyase system protein PhnG — protein sequence MRGQEARDQAERKAAMATLAQSSGDDIVRLWNEAGLPSQAELLRGPETGLVTLRGRIGGGGAPFNVGEATVTRATVRLPSGQVGHCYALGRDKQKAKLAAIADALWQDPARRAEVEARLIAPLRSALTTAHEKRRAETAATKVDFFTMVRGED from the coding sequence ATGCGAGGACAGGAAGCCCGCGACCAGGCCGAACGCAAGGCCGCCATGGCGACGCTCGCGCAATCGAGCGGTGACGACATCGTCCGGCTCTGGAACGAGGCCGGCCTGCCTTCGCAAGCCGAACTGCTGCGCGGTCCCGAGACCGGGCTGGTGACGCTGCGCGGCCGCATCGGCGGCGGCGGCGCGCCGTTCAATGTCGGCGAGGCGACCGTCACCCGGGCCACCGTCCGGCTGCCGTCCGGACAGGTCGGCCATTGCTACGCGCTTGGCCGCGACAAGCAGAAGGCAAAGCTGGCGGCAATAGCCGACGCGCTGTGGCAGGACCCTGCCCGCCGCGCCGAGGTCGAGGCCAGGCTGATCGCGCCTTTGCGGTCGGCGCTCACGACTGCACATGAAAAACGCCGCGCCGAGACGGCGGCGACAAAGGTGGATTTCTTCACCATGGTTCGCGGAGAAGACTGA